The Pseudonocardia broussonetiae DNA segment CCGGCGGGGACGCACCCGGCGCAGCGCCCGGGTGCAGCCGCCCGGGCCTCAGTCCTCCTGGTCGATCACGCGGTGCTCGACCGCGCGCGCCGCGGGGGCCTCGATCTGCGGGCGGTCGGCCTGGAAGCGGCTGACCTCCTCGCGCTTCTTCGGCAGCCGGTCGTTCGCGATCAGCACGGCCATCCAGGGCAGCGGGATCGAGATGACGAGCAGGGCGACCGCGAGCCAGGGGATCGTGTAGAACACGCCCGCGAGGACCATGAGCGGGATCCGCATCCCCATCATGATCTTGTACCGGTGCTTGCGCGCGGCGAGCTCCTCCTCGTAGGACATCGCCGCGTCCGTGATCAGGACCGGGTTCGCCGCATGCTGCGGGTCGGCCACGGTGACTCCTTCGCCGGCGCCGTGAGGCGCCCTCACCGGCGGCGCTGGGAACCAGCGGTGGCCACGGGAGACGGGCCACTCGACCGCCGACTCCATGGTGCCACTCACCCCTGCGGGGCGCCCGTCGACCCTGCCCCTGCAGAGGTGGTCTGCACCACGGCGGCGAGGAGTTCGTGCAGCTCGGCGGCCGTGCGCGGGCGTGCGCCGGACCCCGCGGCGGCGAGCAGGCGGTGCACCGCGGGCGCCCACGCCGGGCCGAGGCGGGCGGCGCGCAGCAGGGCGGCGTCGCCGAGGACCTCCGACGTCTCCCCGGTGACGACCCGGCCGTCGACGACGACCGCGACCTCGTCGGCGAAGCGGTGCGCGAGGTCGACGTCGTGGGTCGACAGGACGGGCGTGGTGCCGGTGGCGTGCAGCCCGGCGAGGGTCTCGAGCAGCTCCTCGACGCCGGCCGGGTCGAGACCCGCGGTGGGCTCGTCGAGCACCAGCAGCCGGGGCGCCATCGCGACCGCCCCCGCGATGGCCACCCGCTTCTTCTGCCCGAACGACAGCATGTGTGTGGGCCGGTCGGCGAGGCCGGTGATGCCCAGCGCGAGCAGGGCGGCGTCGACGCGGGCGCGCACCTCGTCGGCGGGCAGGCCCATGTTGACCGGCCCGAACGACACGTCCTGCCCGACGCTGGCGGAGAACAGCTGGTCGTCGGGGTCCTGCAGGACCAGCTGCACCTGCGTGCGCAGCGCGGTGAGCCCGCGGCGGGTGCGCCGCACGGGTTCGCCGTCGAGCAGCACCTCCCCCGCACCGGGCGCGAGCGCGCCGGCGAGCAGGCGGAACAGCGTCGTCTTGCCGCCGCCGTTGGGTCCGAGCACGGCGACCCGGCGGCCGGCGTGCAGCGCGAGGTCGGCGCCGTCGAGGACCGGCCGGCCCGCCTCGTAGGCGAAGCAGAGGCCCCGGGCCTCCAGGACGGGCGTCACGCCAGCACCAGCGTCACGGTGACGACGGCCCCGACCAGCACCGCCGAGGCGACGACGAACGGCACCGACAGCGGCCGCTCGTCGACCTGCACCCGCAGCGACCCGGTGTAGCCGCGCAGCGCGAGCCCCTGCTCGAGGCGCCGGGCCCGGTCGAACGCCCCGACGAAGACCGCAGCGGCCTGCCCCGCGACGCAGCGGTAGGTGGTGCGCCAGGTCCGGAAGCCCAGCCGCCCGGCCTGCGCCTCGCGGACGGTGCCGGCCGTCTCCAGCAGGAGGAACAGCAGCCGGTAGACCAGCGCCGCCACCTCGGTGACGGCGGCGGGCACGCCGAGGCGCTCCAGCCGCGGCAGCGCGTCGGCCAGCGGGGTGCTGGCCGCGAACAGGACGAGGCAGAGCAGCGCGGCGGTGGCGCGCCCGGCCAGTGCGACGGCGGGGCCGAGGCCCTCCGGGGCCCAGCGCACCAGCGGGTCGCCGCCGACGGCGACGAGCAGCGGCACCGACCCGACGACGACGAACACGAGCGGTGCCCGCACCGCGCGCAGCACCTGCCCGGGCCGCAGGCGCAGCGGGCCGAGCAGCAGCGCGAGCGCCACCGCCCCGACGACGAGCGCGCCCGGCCACGGCGGCAGCGCGACCGCCGCGCCGACCAGCCCGAGGGCCAGCAGCGCCTTCTCCCCCGGGTGCCGCCGCCGCCAGGGCGTCGTCTGCGCGAGGGTGTCCAGCCCGTGCATCAGGCCCGGTCGTCGGGCTGTGCGTCCGCGACGGCGGCCGGGCGGGCCAGCCGGCGCCGGGTGTTCAGGGTGCCGAACAGGTAGCCCAGGAAGCCCGCGCCGACGGCCGCCTGCAGCGCGAACAGCGTCGACGCCGTCTCCGCCTCCGGCTGGAAGACCGGCGTGAACCAGGGCTCGTAGCCGGGGTGGTCGGCCTCGATCTGCTCGACGGCCAGCCCGTCGGCGCCGCCGAACTCGGTGTCGCTGCCGATGAACACCAGCGGGACGGCGGCGATCACCACCACGGCGAGCACGAGCAGCCAGTTGACCAGTGCGGAGCGCGACACGTCAGGCCTCCTGCGGGGCGGGGGTCGTGGCGGGGCGGCGCAGGACGCCGAGGCGGAGCAGCTCCGCGGGGCTGACCTTCACCAGCAGCCGCACGATCAGCACCGTCAGCAGCCCCTCGCAGACCGCGAGCGGGATCTGGGTGATCGAGAAGATCGCGCCGAACTTGACGATCGAGCCGAGCACGCCGGAGGCCGCGTCGGGGTAGGCCAGCGCGAGCTGCACCGAGGTGGTCGAGTAGGTGGCGAGGTCGGCCAGCGAGGCCGCGAGGAACACCCCGACCGACAGGCCGCCCCCGAGCTTCCCGACCAGCACGAACACCCCGTAGGCGACCCACGGCCCGACGATCGCCATCGAGAACGCGTTCGCGCCCAGCGTCGTGATGCCTCCGTGGGCGATCAGCAGGGCCTGGAACAGCAGCACGATCGTGCCGAGCAGCGCCATCACCGGGGGCCGGAACAGGATCGCCCCCAGGCCGGTGCCGGTGGGGTGCGAGCTCGACCCGGTGACCGACGGGATCTTCAGCGCCGACAGCACGAACGCGAACGCGCCGGCCGCGCCGAGGAGCAGCTTCGTGTCGGGGTCCTCGCGGACCTGGCGCACGACGGCCCGGGCGCCGTGGACGACGAACGGCGCCGCCGCCACCGTCCAGGCGGCCGCGTGCAGCGGGGGGAGGTACCCCTCGGCGATGTGCATGGCGCGACTCCCGGGTCGTGACGGCGACGGTCGGTCGACCCTAGGACCCGGACGGGCGCGCCTGCAAGCATGAACAGGTCTTCAATCTTTGACGTTCTTGTTTCCGTTCAGCTGTCGGCGGCGTGGCCGTGCGCGTGCAGCGCGACCTCCCCGACCACCCCGACGGAGACGACGTCGAGCAGCCGCTCGGTGAGCGCGCCCGTGACGCGGTAGCGCACCAGCCGGCCCTCGCGGCTCGCGAGCACCATCCCGTGGGCGCGCAGCAGGCGCAGGGCGTGCGAGACCGCGCTGTCGCTCATCCCGACGGCGAAGGCGAGGTCGGAGACGCACAGGTCGCCGGCGTGGTGCAGGGCGAGCAGGATCGACAGGCGGTTGACGTCGCCGAGCGCGTCGAGCACGGCCGCGGCGTGCTGCACCTGCTCGGTGTCGGCGAGCACGGCGGTGGCGTCGCAGACCTGGTCGGGATCGACGACCCGCACGTCGCGGAGCTTCTCGGGGACCTGGTGCACGTCCCGGCCCTACTTCGCGGACTTCGCGGCGGCCTTCGCGGCCTGCTTGAACTCCCGCACCTTGAGCAGCGACTCGGGGTCGCGGACGTCGGCCACCGAGCGGTGCGCGCCCTCGTCGCCGTAGGAGCCGGCCGCCTCGCGCCACCCGGGAGGGGTGACGCCCCGCTGCTTGCCCAGCAGCGCGGTGAAGATCTGCGCCTTCTGCTTGCCGAACCCGGGGAGGGCGACGAGCCGGGCCACCAGCTCCTTCCCGTCCTCGACACCGGTCCAGACGAGCGTGACGTCGCCGTCGTAGGTCTCGACGAGCGCCGCGCACAGCGCCTGCACCCGCCCGGCCATCGACTTCGGGTAGCGGTGCAGCGCCCGCGGCGTCGCGAACAGGGCGACGAGGGCGTCGGGGTCGTGCGCGGCGATCTCGCGGGCGTCGAGCCGGTCGCGGCCCAGCCGGCGGGCGAGCTCGGCGGGCGCCCAGAACGCGTGCTCCATCGGGATCTGCTGGTCGAGCAGCATCCCGATCAGGAGGGCGAGGGGGTCGCGGTCGAGCAGCGCGTCGGAGTCGGCGTCCTGGCTCAGCTGCAGCGGCACGCCCCCGAGCGTAGCGGCGTCGCCCGTCCGGGCCGAACCGCTGGACCCCGGAGCAACGAACCCGCGACGACCGCTCGGCACGGTCACGACCCGCCCGGCACCGCCGGACGGGCACGACGACGGCGGGAGGCCGACGTGCGGCACCCCGACCCGGACCGGCTGGCGCTCGCCGCGCTGCCCTCGCACAGCGTGGATGCGCAGGTGGAGCGCCACCTGGCACGCTGCCCGCTGTGCCGCGCGCACGTCGAGGAGCTGCGGCGCACGGTCGACCTCGCCGCGTCCGGCGGGGCCGCCGCCGACGACGAGCCGCCGCCCGACCGCATCTGGACCGCGATCACGGGCGAGCTCGGCCACGGACCGCGGCCGCGACGGTGGGCTCCTCCCGTCGCGGCCGCCCTGGTCGCGCTGCTCGTGGGGTTCGCGGCCGGGCGGTGGGTCGACGACGAGCCGTCCGCCGGACGTCCGCTGGCCGTGCTCGCCGCCGTCGACGGGACGGGCGCGACCGGCTCGGCGTCGCTGGTGGAGCGCGACGGCGTGCGCGCGATCGTGGTGCACGTGCAGGGCGTCGTGGCCGCACCCGAGGACGACTACCTCGAGGCGTGGCTGACCGACGGCCTCGGCGTCCGGATGCTCTCCCTCGGCGCCCTGGCCCGCGACGGCGGCGGCTACGACGGCGAGTTCACCGTCCCGTCGGACCTGCCGATGGGGGTGTTCCCGACACTGGAGGTGTCGGCCGAGCGGTTCGACGGCGTCGCCGCGCACTCGCGCGACAGCCTGCTGCGCGGCCCCGTGCGCTGAGGGCGTCCGCGCGGATCCCTGCTTGGATCACCGGGTGGATGCCGCCGTCACCGATGCCCTCCGGACCGCCCTCACCCGCCACCGCTACACCACCGACGCCGTGCGCGACCTGCTCGGCGCGGGCGCGCACGCGGCGCTGGGCCGGGGCGAGGTCGAGCCCGCGCACCGGGCCGCGCGCGACGCGGGCGAGCTGGGCGTGCTGGTGCGGCTGCTGCTGCTCGGGGCCGTCGAACCGGACGCCGCGGTGGCCGCCGCGCTCGCGCCCCTGTCCCCCGCCGACGCCGCCACGGCCGGGCTGCTGCGGGCCGTCGACGGCGGGTGGGCGGCGGCACTCGACCTGCGCCCCTACGGCGTCGACGACCCCGACGACCCCGCGGAGTGGTGGGTGCTGTCGGACCTCGACGCGCGCCGCCAGGAGCGCGACCACGTCACCGGCGTCGGCGGGGCGTCGCTGACGCTGGCCTCGGCCACCGACCGCCGCCCCGTCGGGACCCTGCTCGACCTCGGCACCGGCTGCGGTGTGCAGGCGCTGCACGCCACCCGGCACGCCCGCGCCGTCACCGCCACCGACGTGGCGCCGCGCGCGCTCGCGCTGGCCCGGGCCACGTTCGCGCTCAACGGGCTCGAC contains these protein-coding regions:
- a CDS encoding anti-sigma factor gives rise to the protein MRHPDPDRLALAALPSHSVDAQVERHLARCPLCRAHVEELRRTVDLAASGGAAADDEPPPDRIWTAITGELGHGPRPRRWAPPVAAALVALLVGFAAGRWVDDEPSAGRPLAVLAAVDGTGATGSASLVERDGVRAIVVHVQGVVAAPEDDYLEAWLTDGLGVRMLSLGALARDGGGYDGEFTVPSDLPMGVFPTLEVSAERFDGVAAHSRDSLLRGPVR
- the cbiQ gene encoding cobalt ECF transporter T component CbiQ; protein product: MHGLDTLAQTTPWRRRHPGEKALLALGLVGAAVALPPWPGALVVGAVALALLLGPLRLRPGQVLRAVRAPLVFVVVGSVPLLVAVGGDPLVRWAPEGLGPAVALAGRATAALLCLVLFAASTPLADALPRLERLGVPAAVTEVAALVYRLLFLLLETAGTVREAQAGRLGFRTWRTTYRCVAGQAAAVFVGAFDRARRLEQGLALRGYTGSLRVQVDERPLSVPFVVASAVLVGAVVTVTLVLA
- a CDS encoding HhH-GPD-type base excision DNA repair protein, which translates into the protein MPLQLSQDADSDALLDRDPLALLIGMLLDQQIPMEHAFWAPAELARRLGRDRLDAREIAAHDPDALVALFATPRALHRYPKSMAGRVQALCAALVETYDGDVTLVWTGVEDGKELVARLVALPGFGKQKAQIFTALLGKQRGVTPPGWREAAGSYGDEGAHRSVADVRDPESLLKVREFKQAAKAAAKSAK
- a CDS encoding energy-coupling factor ABC transporter substrate-binding protein, which translates into the protein MSRSALVNWLLVLAVVVIAAVPLVFIGSDTEFGGADGLAVEQIEADHPGYEPWFTPVFQPEAETASTLFALQAAVGAGFLGYLFGTLNTRRRLARPAAVADAQPDDRA
- a CDS encoding energy-coupling factor ABC transporter ATP-binding protein; amino-acid sequence: MTPVLEARGLCFAYEAGRPVLDGADLALHAGRRVAVLGPNGGGKTTLFRLLAGALAPGAGEVLLDGEPVRRTRRGLTALRTQVQLVLQDPDDQLFSASVGQDVSFGPVNMGLPADEVRARVDAALLALGITGLADRPTHMLSFGQKKRVAIAGAVAMAPRLLVLDEPTAGLDPAGVEELLETLAGLHATGTTPVLSTHDVDLAHRFADEVAVVVDGRVVTGETSEVLGDAALLRAARLGPAWAPAVHRLLAAAGSGARPRTAAELHELLAAVVQTTSAGAGSTGAPQG
- a CDS encoding ArsR/SmtB family transcription factor gives rise to the protein MHQVPEKLRDVRVVDPDQVCDATAVLADTEQVQHAAAVLDALGDVNRLSILLALHHAGDLCVSDLAFAVGMSDSAVSHALRLLRAHGMVLASREGRLVRYRVTGALTERLLDVVSVGVVGEVALHAHGHAADS
- a CDS encoding energy-coupling factor ABC transporter permease, with the protein product MHIAEGYLPPLHAAAWTVAAAPFVVHGARAVVRQVREDPDTKLLLGAAGAFAFVLSALKIPSVTGSSSHPTGTGLGAILFRPPVMALLGTIVLLFQALLIAHGGITTLGANAFSMAIVGPWVAYGVFVLVGKLGGGLSVGVFLAASLADLATYSTTSVQLALAYPDAASGVLGSIVKFGAIFSITQIPLAVCEGLLTVLIVRLLVKVSPAELLRLGVLRRPATTPAPQEA
- a CDS encoding DUF3099 domain-containing protein, with translation MADPQHAANPVLITDAAMSYEEELAARKHRYKIMMGMRIPLMVLAGVFYTIPWLAVALLVISIPLPWMAVLIANDRLPKKREEVSRFQADRPQIEAPAARAVEHRVIDQED